The stretch of DNA GAATGTGGTTAagtctgagagttaaaaactccaAGAAGACCTTGCCATAGAGCTATCTTTACACTTTCGTGAGTTTTATCTCCAAGGACTCTAGCAGGTTCTCACAGTGAAGATCTGAGAAAAGTCCCCAGCTGGTTCTggcaggggaagaggaagagtagccattttgaaatataccaCGGCATTCTGTTCAATGCTCTGGAGAGAAACTATTTTATCAGAGCCTACCGTCTTGGGGTTTTATCAGTGTCCAAATGACctggaagaaggaaaataaacaatTCTGGTCCCCTCTTGCCACCCTGTCCCACTTAAGGGGAAAGGGTTTTACTCGGAAGGACTTGTGAAATTCATAGTCCCTGGGCTCAGGATAAGAGACTGAAacctttgcgaggccgaggcgggcggatcacgaggtcagagatcgagaccatcctggctaacatggtgaaaccccgtctctactaaaaatacaaaaaattagctgcgcgtggtggcggatgcctgtagtcccagctactcgggaagctgaggcaggaggcggagcttgcagtgagccgagattgtgccattgcactccagcctgggtgacatagcgagactctgtctcaaaaaaaaaaaaaaaaaaaaagaaaccttaccATTAAGACTTGTTGAAACCATTAATTGGGAGGCCATTAGGCTGAGGTGGCTCCAGTAGCCTGAATTCTTAACCTAAGCAAACCCAAACCCAACTCAGTGTAACTGGCCTTAACCAATCAGAAACCACCAATTAACCTCCTACTATTGACTTTCCACTGGAATGATCCAAATAAGGCTCTACTCTAACCAATCAAGTATTTTCTttgccttgtttctttttttttttttttttttgagacggagtcttgctttgtcgcccaggctggagtgcagtggcgcgatctcggctcactgcaagttccacctcccgggttcacgccattctcctgcctcagcctcccgagtagctgggactacaggcgcccactaccactcTTTGCCTTGTTTCTGAGTTCAGCCTGTAAAAGCCCTTCCCTCATGCCTCTTCAGAGAGGCCCTAAGCTGCATGTGATCTGGCAATGCCCAATTCATGAactgctatctgcttaaactctttaaaattttaatgtgcctaagtttatatattatttttgccGACTATAGAACACTTCCCCTCTCACAACCAAATCTTATCACCATGTTACTAAAGACCTATCATGCAGCTCATTTTACCAAGTACATCATATTCAGCTATCaggaaaaaattacaaggcactCTAATAGGCAAAATACCCAGATTGAAGATTTTACGTAACTCATTAATGAGAAAAACTGGTGACGTATTAAAACCAACTCAGAACCCTTCCCCGAGCCGAAAAAAAGTCACATTTATAGATCAAGAATATTAAagtggctggctgcagtggctcatgcctgtaatcgcagcactttgggaggtcaatgtgggaggatcgcttgaggccaggagtttgagaccagcctgggtaacatagtgagatctcacctatacttaaaaaattagccgggcatggtggtgcacacctgtagtcccagctaatcaggaggctgaggcaggaagatagatTCAATCCAGGATGTCAAGCGGTCgtggctgcagtaagctatgatggtgccattgcacttcagtgttggcaatagagtgagatgctgtttcttaacaaaacaaaaaaaaataaaattaaaatgatatgcAGCAGCAAAAGAGGCAAAAACTCGCCTCCTCACAAATGGAGATGGAGGAGGGAAGTAAGCTGAGCCTCCTCCAATTTACTTTTCTGTAAACAAGAAGTAATTTGAACTGCCATCAGTGATCCACAATGTGAGTTGGTAAATAGCTCAAAACAATGACAAAGTAGAATCAAATGACCTAAAAGCCCATGATCTAAATAATGCACTGAAGCACAGTTTCTCCATTCATTgcttattttgtgccaggcacattTATGAGCACTTAATCCTCGCAACACTATTAGCTAAGAAATATTGTTCCGCGCACACATGAGCAACTGAAGCTCATAAAGATTAAACAGTTAAGAAAAAGTCACACAGCAGACACACTCTACAGCTCAAGTGTCAACCAAACACCCACAGAGATGCATATAGGGTCACACATCAAATCACATAACCTCACGGAGAATGGGCCTAACCTCACGGAGAATGGGGCCATCAGATACACCAAAGCAGACGCTCGGTGGTCCCAACCACCTCTCATAACACTTTCCCAAACTTAAGACGCGCATGTCCACGCCAATGTATTATCATAGGCCCTTTCCCCACCTCTTAAAGCCTCCCACGAAGTCTGAACCTGGTACTGATATACGCTTCAGCCCTCAGAAGGCAACCGCTTGATTCTCTGCGCAGGCGCAGCGTTCTCAACACAGCCAACGGGCACAAAGCCACGCCCCCACGGCCGAACTCACGCCTGCGTACTCAGTCACCAGCGGAACCCTCTCCACCAGGCTCCGCGTCGAGGCCCTACGGGGCGTCACTACGCACGCGTACTTTGGGTCCCAGGTAGCTTGTCTCTTAGCCGTGTACGCCTCTGCATTCCGGTCACTGGGAGCGGGGCCGTGGGGGCTGCACATGCGCACTGCGAGTCCTCGCCTACTCCCAGAAACCACCCGGGCGCATACGCGGTGCGGCCGCTGCTTCAGGTCGGCGGGCTCCAAGGAGACCTGGGTGGGCAGTGTcgccatttctcttttcttgggCAGTATTTTCCCAGCGCCACGCGGAGCCTGGGCCATTATGAGGTTTGTGTTGCGTCGGGGCGGTCCGTCTCAGAGGCGCTCCGGGGAGGAGTGGGCGGCTGAATGGCCAGAGGCCCAGGGATCCGTGCAGGTCAGAGCTGGCGTCCGGGCCTGAATTtggaggtggcgggtgcctgacaAGAATGCGCGCGTGATCAGTGTGTTGGCGTTTGTGTACACAGAGGACATTATTAAAATTACTCTTTGTGTGAATGGTTCTCTCCCAGAGTAGGCGACTGGGGCATTGAAAAAAGCCCAGTTACATTTTTAGGAACCAGAGCTGCACGCTAAACAGTGTTTTCTTTTGACAGTGAAATCTGTCGTTTTTGGAGTTTGTTAGGAACATGGTTGAAAATGGGTGGCAGTGGGTTCGAGAATCTCGTCTCTgaagttttcttccttcttcttagcTCTGCATTTCCAGGACCCGGTCACTATTCAGGACACTGTTCCAGCGCAGTGCGCGTTAGCCATGTCACaggtaagtttttgtttttttttcctgtaacatCATAGGTTTTAAGTCCTGGGCACATCTAATTTTGCTTACTTGGGTGGTAAAGACTGACACCGGGACAAGGCTCAGGTCTTTTCATTCAGCAACACATGGGACTATAGCAACCTCTCTTCTCAGAGTCCATGTCCTGTACTTTAgtgttcatttattcactgaATGAATTAATCTGAGTCTCCACTGTCACCCGTCTTCTTTTAAGCACTGTGTGGTGGGTCAAAGATACATTCCCTGGAGAAGACAAGAGCCTTTATCCGGGGACTGTCGTCTTCCTGAAGTAGAGGTGAATACTCAGTCATCTTTGAATTTCTTTACAGCTCCAGACTGAGAGGACGCAGCATAGAAAATGCTAATGAGTGGTTCAGACTCAGTAATGGTAATCTGCCTTTGGAAATTTTGGGGAATGGGAATGTGATTGATATCTCAAGCATGAAAGTCCAGGTTAACAAAGTCAGGCCATTTACTAGGACATTAGTGAAAGATAGTGTTGTGGATCACAGGTTCCAGTTTGACGTTGGGCAGCTTAAAGTCACAGGCTTCAACTGTGGAATTCCGGAAAATACCTATTGGCTTTCTGTAAATGAGGAACAAGAAGTATGCTGCAAGGGAGAAGATGGATGAGCTGGCTATATTTCCCAAAAAAGGGTTCTCTTCAGGGTGTTTGCATGGTCTCTGAAATTTTGTGCAAATACAACCAGATTTGATTCTTAGCCCTCTAAATGTAGTCACCAAGacattttgtttgaaaaatagATTTTCTTCTCAAAGGGGaaacttacattttctttcttttagggaAACAGGCAGTATTTTCCCTACACATTCTGTTTGTTATGATGACTCAAGCTATTcttgtaaaattatatttatgtattttaaaagaaaagttgttaaaaaaatttcaaccGTCATATAACAACCATgcagaaaaaaaacatttttaccaCTTTATTGTTTCTGTATTTTGATGTGAAGTATTTGAGCTTAAGGCTTTTTTTAACCACCAGTTCTTATCCCATTTCCTCCATACTTCCAATGCTTCCTTAACTCTGTTGATATTTTCACCATCAAGATAGATTTCCATCACTTCCGCAAGTATTTTTCATGTAGTtttccctgccctggccctcAGAGGAAACTAATTTCTTGTTTTGATGACAGtggatttgttttgctttgcttggcTTCACGTAAATGGAGTCAAGTAGTCAGTAGGTGTGTGTCTGGCTTCATTAACTCAACATAATGATTTTAATGTTCATTAATGTccattatttgttgttgttttgctgagTATTCCACTGTGTTAATATATTACAGTCTACTTACTCATTttcctgttgatagacatttgggatGTTTCTAGATTTTTGGCTATTATTAGTAAAACTGCTATTAATATTATTGTGTAGGCTGAGTATCCCTTATTCAAAATGCCtgggaccagaagtatttcagattttggattttttttgttttgttttggaatatttgcattatacctaCTGGTTGCGCAAcccaaatctgaaatccaaaatgttccatGAGCATTTCTTTTGACTATTACATcaacactcaaaaagttttggattttgaagcatttcagattaGGGATATTCTACCTGTATATGTCTTTTTGTGATCTTTTAGAAGATGTAGTGGTAGAAAAAATACTGgcatctgggcacagtggcgcacacctgtagtcccagcaacttgggaagctgaggcaggaggatcacttcagcccagcatTTCAGCACCATAGTGCAGCacgatcacacctgtgaatagccactgcattccagcctgggcaacataacaagactgctgtctcttaaaagaaagaaaatactggcaTTTGAAGAAtatcaagaaaaaatattcatttaaaatattgtagtCTGCCTCATTTTTGGTGACAGAATTCAGGATAGCAAGAGGTGTGTCTTGAAGCAATCTTAGGGAATCTTGGAGGTGTTGGTAATATTCAGTTTCTTGATCGGGGATCTGCTGATGGGTGTATTGCGTTGTGAAAATTGATCCTAttggacatgaattcatcatattgatcatggcttactgcagcctcaacctcctaggttcaagcagtcctcctgtctcagagtcctcagtagctgggactataggcatgtgccaccatgcctggctaatttttttatttttttgtagagacgaagtcttgctgtgttgcccaggcttgtcttgaactcctggcctgaagcattcctcctgccttggcctcccaaagtgctggtgtggcAGGCCATGTCTCACCAAACGCAGGTGTCCATAACAGCTGTTTCAgtactgactgagtggttaaatattaaaagccactACCCTTACAAagaggctggaatgtaacaaaagcccaccaacaGTTTTGCCTCGGCCTTTCCTGAgccttaaagcatgacaaaataatgaaggaGTTCTTAATTGGACCCATTTAGGATGAAACAAGTTTTactgggggtctgaagaaacCCCCCACGCCTCCACAAACAAATTTATTGGAGGTCTGAAGGAAATCCCCAAACCACCGTggtttagcaggagacaagataagggtaatcactcCAGCACCCTacacccatttagattaagtaaatttgcTGAGGCTCCTGAGGAAGGTCTTCAAGACTCAGACCTtggttatagattaaaagaagttaatcacttgcctttagatgaatgcacacctacacatagacatatagcttagaaggtagataagctctggaaaactttgtaattgtGAGTTGGTCTGGCagtaatttccaggccttctccctgtaaccggctacagaaataaaaactcccttcctccccagttaATCTTCATCTCGTTATTGGGCCTCAATAAATAGCAGCCTGACCCTCAGCTTGGTCCAGgaacactgggattataggcatgagccactgcacccagagaTTCTTAAGATTTCTTAAACCCCACATTCAAGTGAGAAGAGAGGAACCTTCTCTGCCCCATGTTTAATACAATTAAGTTTCAATAGCTTTTGACCTATGTACTGTTGTTACAGATGGTGCAAGGGTGTATTTGGAAAGGACAACACAGGGCAGCTGTATATGATTGGAGTGATTGGGAATCATAGTTGTATTATGAGTTGATGAAGTCCCAGGATATTGGAAAGGAAAACTAACCATAGGCTGGGCATCCTCAGTTCTTCCCACCTTCTTCCTAAGTAGCTGAGGATGAAACCTTATTCTTTGCTCCTGTTGCACACCCTGATGGAGGCAAATAAGGTGAAATAATAACAAATCTGCTGCAGTTTTCAGACCATTACATCTACTACCCTAAAATGTAGCTGCTAGAGCAAAGACTACTTTATTTCCTATGATTCTATGGGTGAGGAATTCACACTGAACTCAACAGGGTGGGAATGATTAATCTCTGATCCTATGATGCCTGCCAGGGCCTGAATCCCCAAGATGGCTTCTTCattcatgtattttatatttagctAGAATTGCTGGAGTCGTGTATCTGGGCCACTGTTCTTTGCTGCTAGCTGAGTTACTCAGCTTTATTTGATGTAGTCTCAGAATCTCTCACTCTCCATTGGCAACGTCTCGTTGTCTTTTCTTATGTGTCATGAGCCCCTATGAGGGCAAAACAGAAGATGCCAAGCCTTCCTGAAGCTTTCATCTGGAACTAGTTAGTGTTACTTCTgtcatattctgttgattaaagcaAATTGTAGGTCCGATCCAGATTTAAAGAAAGAGGACTACAGTTTGTTTCAGCAAAAAAGTAATTTGTAAGTTATTCTGATACACTACAGATCCATGGTAGAATTGATCATGACTGGCTTTCAACAAAGTCAATGTGTGGTCATACTATGAATATGTAAGATTATAAAATCAACTATGCTAGTTCCTTTACAAATTGGTTTTGAATACGTGGATACACAATCTCTGAGCAATACATTTCTTAAATTATTCAGTGTTTTTTGAATCACCCTGTTCATCTTGAATGTTTCCCTTATTAAGTATTTTTCTACACCCAAATTTTAATAAACACTATTTCACAGTATTGCTCTTTAGTAACTTAAATAAGCTGCTTTTATAAGACACAGAGTCCTTATCAGCTCCTCCCAACTTCCAGTTATTTACTTGGGCTCTTCTAAGGAAGTGTTTGTCATTTTCAGGGATCAGTGACATTCCAAGATGTGGCCATTGACTTCTCCAAGGAAGAGTGGGGATTCCTGAACCCTGCTCAGAGAGATTTGTACACAACTGTGATGTTGGAGAATTATCAGAACCTGGTCTGGCTGGGTAAGTGCTTAAAGCCCTTAATTCAGCAACTGgtcttgagtatttctttttttgtttttatactggGAGTCTTTGGTGAGATTCAGAATTTACATGAGATGTGGAAATTGGAGTGAGCAGCTTTCTTTATCCTATCTGCCAgatgttctaatttttttgtttttataatggcTTGTGTTTTGATTACAGTGTTGATCTGTCACAATACCTGAGTAACCAGAGCATAGCCAACTCTTTCTATTCACAGGACTTTCCATTTCTAAATCTGTGATTTCACtgttggagaaaaggaaactgccTTGGCTAATGGGAAAAGAAGAGATAAGAGGCCCATTGCCAGGTGAGTATGAAGAACTAGCAGGGGTAAGCCATGTATATGAAAGGCATACCAGGTCTGGAGGGCAAAGCACCTTTAAGATGTGAAAGATGCTCTCTTCCAATGTTCCATACGTATGTAGAAATTGAGGCTCCTTGAGTTTGAGTTCCTAAAAGGATACTGATCACCCACCATTTATAtctgcttttataaataaatgccTGTGGGCTCAGAAATTACAGGTGTGTCTTTCCTCTTTGTCTATGGTAAGCTTCCTTTTAAATTCAGGATCCTGTttctcatgactttttttttatttgactctTTGATATTGTTTTCTTTACTGTAAGATGACTTATATAGTGGTCTGATTGTTTGAATGGGTGTATTCATTGGTCATTTATTCATTAAcattaattccttttttaaaactaGTCAACTGTTGAGAGTCCCCAAGACCACCCCCAGGTTCAAGGACTTACTAGGAGTCGTCACAGGAGTCATCATATCATTGTATTCATGCCTGCAAAGTTAGTGAATAGTCCAGAAGAACACCATCATTCTGATGCCAGCTGCAAAGTATGGGGGTCCCCAAGACAACCCTGAATTCTGACACGAATTGCAAATCCAAAGGTCCCCAAGATGACCCTCAGGTTATGATAATTCACTAGAAGGATTCACAGAACTCACTGAAAGCTGTTACACTCATGGTTAGAGTTTATTGCCATGAAAGGATACACATTAAAAATCAGCCGAGGAAAAAGACATGGGGCAGAGTCTTGGAGGACTTCCATTTATGCCCCCACAGTGGAGTCATGGACAGTGTTAACTCCTCCCAACAATGATGTGTGGCAGTATGCACAGTGTGTGGCCAACCAAGGAAGCCTATCTGACCCTTGTTATCCAGACTCCTTATTAGGGCACCATCATGTAGACATGGCTGACTGCTAATGTCTCACCTCAATCTCTAGCCCCTCTGAAGGTCACCCTAATATCATGTGACCCAAAGCCCCACATAAATCACATAGTTTGATTATCTGGTGTGGTCCAACGCCCATAGGTAAATAGAGACACTTTTATCTTGCAGGATATTTCAAGGTGTCAGAGATGACCATCTCCCAGGAGCCAAAGGCAAAGACTAGAACTCTCTT from Gorilla gorilla gorilla isolate KB3781 chromosome 20, NHGRI_mGorGor1-v2.1_pri, whole genome shotgun sequence encodes:
- the LOC101125458 gene encoding putative zinc finger protein 542 isoform X3, which codes for MARGPGIRAALHFQDPVTIQDTVPAQCALAMSQGSVTFQDVAIDFSKEEWGFLNPAQRDLYTTVMLENYQNLVWLGLSISKSVISLLEKRKLPWLMGKEEIRGPLPGYFKVSEMTISQEPKAKTRTLFGKDVPGAEIKELSAKRAINEVLSQFDTVIKCTRNVCKECGNVYCHNTQLTLHKRNHTRKKCNQCLDCGKYFTRQSTLIQHQRIHTGERPYKCNECIKTFNQRAHLT
- the LOC101125458 gene encoding putative zinc finger protein 542 isoform X1; protein product: MARGPGIRAALHFQDPVTIQDTVPAQCALAMSQHCVVGQRYIPWRRQEPLSGDCRLPEVEGSVTFQDVAIDFSKEEWGFLNPAQRDLYTTVMLENYQNLVWLGLSISKSVISLLEKRKLPWLMGKEEIRGPLPGYFKVSEMTISQEPKAKTRTLFGKDVPGAEIKELSAKRAINEVLSQFDTVIKCTRNVCKECGNVYCHNTQLTLHKRNHTRKKCNQCLDCGKYFTRQSTLIQHQRIHTGERPYKCNECIKTFNQRAHLT
- the LOC101125458 gene encoding putative zinc finger protein 542 isoform X6; protein product: MARGPGIRAALHFQDPVTIQDTVPAQCALAMSQGSVTFQDVAIDFSKEEWGFLNPAQRDLYTTVMLENYQNLVWLGLSISKSVISLLEKRKLPWLMGKEEIRGPLPDVPGAEIKELSAKRAINEVLSQFDTVIKCTRNVCKECGNVYCHNTQLTLHKRNHTRKKCNQCLDCGKYFTRQSTLIQHQRIHTGERPYKCNECIKTFNQRAHLT
- the LOC101125458 gene encoding putative zinc finger protein 542 isoform X4, with the protein product MSQHCVVGQRYIPWRRQEPLSGDCRLPEVEGSVTFQDVAIDFSKEEWGFLNPAQRDLYTTVMLENYQNLVWLGLSISKSVISLLEKRKLPWLMGKEEIRGPLPGYFKVSEMTISQEPKAKTRTLFGKDVPGAEIKELSAKRAINEVLSQFDTVIKCTRNVCKECGNVYCHNTQLTLHKRNHTRKKCNQCLDCGKYFTRQSTLIQHQRIHTGERPYKCNECIKTFNQRAHLT
- the LOC101125458 gene encoding putative zinc finger protein 542 isoform X2; protein product: MARGPGIRAALHFQDPVTIQDTVPAQCALAMSQHCVVGQRYIPWRRQEPLSGDCRLPEVEGSVTFQDVAIDFSKEEWGFLNPAQRDLYTTVMLENYQNLVWLGLSISKSVISLLEKRKLPWLMGKEEIRGPLPDVPGAEIKELSAKRAINEVLSQFDTVIKCTRNVCKECGNVYCHNTQLTLHKRNHTRKKCNQCLDCGKYFTRQSTLIQHQRIHTGERPYKCNECIKTFNQRAHLT